Proteins encoded within one genomic window of Desulfuromonas acetoxidans DSM 684:
- a CDS encoding methyl-accepting chemotaxis protein codes for MLKKVTVISALLLVGVFSGTLLWSKTVWMPLFVFISAVSGWSLAYSKKNCERSSSDGDIDNSHPLLSETQVLLKSLQQEVSSQCQDGQQENSQVQTILSDAIEKLINSFTTLENLTQEQKTLALGIIHGDCRNDTTNADSFQQLFKQIEDVMQRLLDATIENNTQTRQLMTSMDITQGQFQKVLGMLGEVRKIADQTNLLAINAAVEAARAGNAGKGFAVVAEEVRNLSIRSNRFSEKIDTSVQQISKAFEDVTLSIKCLSERSDQLVQEEQDHIGHAMGRARNFNDVVERSARDISDRAESVSQQVRQAVTSLQFQDMATQVIDTVNKRLQSLDILVRDLNVKIEQTDGSENQIQQLERFLLESTDLVKASHHNPVSQKNMDEGDIELF; via the coding sequence GTGCTGAAAAAAGTAACTGTGATAAGTGCTTTACTCCTTGTTGGCGTTTTTTCTGGAACTTTATTGTGGAGTAAAACCGTTTGGATGCCGCTCTTTGTTTTTATTTCTGCGGTTTCTGGATGGAGCTTGGCGTATTCAAAGAAAAATTGCGAGAGGTCTAGCTCCGACGGCGATATTGATAACAGTCATCCCCTTCTATCCGAAACTCAGGTTTTATTAAAGAGTTTGCAGCAGGAAGTCTCTTCGCAATGTCAGGATGGTCAGCAGGAAAACAGTCAGGTGCAGACTATTTTATCCGATGCCATTGAAAAGTTGATCAACAGTTTCACCACCCTGGAAAATCTCACCCAAGAACAAAAAACGCTTGCACTGGGAATCATTCATGGTGATTGCCGAAATGATACGACTAACGCTGATTCGTTTCAGCAGCTCTTTAAGCAGATTGAAGATGTTATGCAACGTCTGCTTGATGCCACCATTGAGAATAATACACAGACTCGTCAGTTAATGACCTCAATGGATATCACGCAAGGGCAGTTTCAAAAAGTGCTCGGCATGCTCGGAGAAGTGCGAAAAATTGCCGATCAGACTAATCTTCTCGCGATCAATGCTGCTGTCGAGGCGGCGCGGGCCGGGAATGCCGGAAAAGGTTTTGCCGTTGTCGCCGAAGAGGTGCGCAACCTGTCGATTCGTTCCAATCGTTTCAGTGAAAAGATCGACACTTCGGTGCAACAGATTTCAAAAGCCTTTGAAGACGTGACTCTCTCGATTAAGTGCCTCTCCGAGCGTTCTGATCAATTGGTCCAGGAAGAGCAGGATCACATTGGTCATGCCATGGGACGGGCTCGTAATTTCAATGACGTAGTTGAGCGCAGTGCGCGGGATATCTCTGATCGCGCCGAATCCGTATCTCAACAGGTTCGTCAAGCGGTCACGTCGTTACAATTTCAAGACATGGCCACTCAGGTCATTGATACGGTTAATAAGCGACTTCAGTCTCTTGATATATTGGTTCGTGACCTTAATGTTAAAATTGAACAGACGGACGGCTCTGAAAATCAGATACAACAGCTTGAAAGATTTCTCCTTGAGTCTACTGACCTTGTCAAGGCTAGCCACCATAACCCGGTGTCGCAAAAGAACATGGACGAAGGTGATATTGAGCTGTTTTGA
- a CDS encoding NUDIX hydrolase, producing MNEVFARPFVSVIAIDSEGDQKKILLQRRTKSATQNKYYGLWELPQGKIRAGETIFEAARREVKEESGLEVLDIDPFHRMTKSTDLEDIQSFVPLTCVSDKSNQCIGLPLIVMTKGVPQATQEASDHSWMSRDQVLSLILGKKVFPLNVPMLEEFFRFTLSKSFEIA from the coding sequence GTGAATGAAGTTTTTGCTCGCCCTTTTGTATCAGTGATTGCCATAGATTCCGAAGGAGACCAGAAGAAGATTTTGTTGCAACGTCGAACGAAATCAGCAACTCAAAATAAATATTATGGGCTGTGGGAGTTGCCCCAAGGGAAAATTCGTGCTGGGGAAACAATTTTTGAGGCTGCCCGGCGAGAAGTCAAAGAAGAGTCCGGTTTAGAGGTCTTGGATATTGACCCATTTCACCGTATGACAAAGTCTACCGATTTAGAAGATATACAGTCTTTTGTTCCTCTGACATGCGTGAGCGATAAATCGAACCAGTGTATCGGCTTACCTTTGATCGTTATGACTAAGGGCGTGCCCCAAGCCACTCAAGAAGCTTCGGATCATAGCTGGATGTCTCGGGATCAGGTTTTATCTTTGATCTTGGGTAAGAAGGTTTTTCCACTAAATGTGCCGATGCTGGAGGAGTTTTTCCGATTCACATTGAGTAAGTCCTTCGAAATAGCTTAG
- a CDS encoding lipocalin family protein produces MRIISFFGIAILILTSAGCVSDLPVQPVQAFELNRYLGKWYEIARLDHFFERGLESVTAEYSLRDDGGIRVVNRGYSVQKGEWKEAIGKAYFKETERLGHLKVSFFWPFYSSYIVFYVDPGYQYAFVAGPDHSYLWLLSRTSTVSEDVYSHFLAMAEEMGFDVRKLKKVKHRSSLTESLDTP; encoded by the coding sequence ATGCGAATAATATCTTTTTTTGGAATAGCCATACTGATTCTCACATCGGCAGGATGTGTGAGCGATCTTCCTGTTCAACCCGTACAGGCGTTTGAGCTCAATCGCTATTTGGGTAAGTGGTATGAAATTGCCCGGCTTGATCATTTTTTTGAGCGGGGCTTAGAATCTGTGACAGCTGAATACTCTTTGCGTGATGACGGCGGTATCAGGGTGGTGAATAGAGGATATTCAGTTCAGAAAGGAGAATGGAAAGAGGCCATCGGAAAGGCCTATTTTAAAGAGACAGAACGGCTCGGCCATCTCAAGGTGTCTTTTTTCTGGCCCTTTTACAGCTCTTATATCGTTTTTTATGTCGACCCAGGATATCAATATGCGTTTGTCGCAGGTCCTGACCATAGCTACCTCTGGCTGCTTTCGCGAACTTCAACGGTGAGTGAGGATGTTTATAGTCATTTTTTAGCGATGGCAGAAGAAATGGGTTTTGATGTTAGAAAACTGAAGAAAGTAAAGCATCGCTCTTCGCTAACAGAATCTCTGGATACGCCGTAA
- a CDS encoding response regulator — MAKTILAVDDSKSILQMVSFTLKGAGYQVIEASNGQEGLAAAQRQKIDLVLTDLNMPVMDGLTMVQKLRASPACKFTPILMLTTEAGADFKAKGKAAGLTGWLVKPFDPQKLLGVVKKVLG, encoded by the coding sequence ATGGCGAAAACAATCTTAGCCGTAGACGATTCCAAATCCATATTGCAAATGGTGTCCTTCACCCTCAAAGGTGCCGGCTACCAGGTGATCGAAGCCAGCAACGGTCAGGAAGGACTGGCCGCTGCCCAGCGCCAGAAAATCGACCTTGTTCTTACCGACCTCAACATGCCGGTGATGGACGGCTTGACCATGGTGCAGAAACTACGCGCCTCTCCTGCCTGTAAATTCACCCCGATCCTCATGCTCACCACCGAAGCTGGAGCCGACTTCAAAGCCAAAGGCAAAGCCGCCGGACTCACGGGCTGGCTGGTCAAACCCTTTGATCCGCAAAAACTGCTCGGTGTCGTCAAAAAAGTACTCGGTTAA